Within the Arthrobacter caoxuetaonis genome, the region GTCGCCCAGCTCCAGGCAACAAGTGCCGCGATCCCCACCATGACCACCAGCGTGGTGGCCAGCAGGATCACAGTGGAAGGGACCGTGGTCACCTTGATCCACTCAGAGCGCAGGATCCGGGCGAAGTTCACGCCGCTGCCGTCGGGACGGGCTGCTCTGCGCGTGGGCGCGGGCGCGGTTGCGGTGCTCATGCTCGGGTTCCTTCCACAACAGGCTCGGCTGCTGCAGCCGGTTCCTGGCTAAATCCGTGGGACTTGTATTCAACGTCGTCCCGGGTGAGTTCCATGTAGGCGTCTTCGAGCGAGACCTGGATCGGAGTCAGTTCCGTGAGCAGGATCCGGCGGTCCAGCGCAATTTCCGCGATGGAGCGTGAATCGGCGCCGCTGATTTCGAAGAGCCCGTCCTCAATGCGTTTGATCTCCGCGCCCTGCCCTTCAAGGACCGGCAAGAGATCGGCAGCGTTGTCGGTGCGTACCCGGGTGCGCTGGCGGCCGCCGCCGTCAATGATTTCCTGGATCGGGGCGTCGGCGATGATCCGGCCGCGGCCAATGACGATCAGGTGGTCCGCCGTGACGGCCATTTCGCTCATCAGGTGGGAGGAGAGGAAGACCGTGCGGCCCTCGGCTGCCAGGCCGCGGGCCAGGTTGCGGACCCAGAGCACGCCTTCAGGATCGAGACCGTTGACGGGTTCGTCCAGGATCAGGGTGCTGGGATCCCCCAGCATTGCGACGGCGATGCCGAGCCGCTGGCCCATGCCCAGGGAGAAGCCGCCAACCCGCCGCTTCGCCACGGACCCCAGCCCGGTCAGCTCAATGACCTCGTTGACGCGCTTGTTGGAGATGCCGTGGGTCGCGGCCATGGCGCGCAGGTGGTTGTATGCCGAGCGGCGGGTGTGGACTGCCTTGGCGTCCAGCAGCGCACCCACTTCATGCAGCGGTGCCTTGTGCCGGGCGTACGGTGCACCGTTGACGGTGACCGTGCCGGCGCTGGGCCGGTCCAGTCCCACGATCATGCGCATCGTGGTGGACTTGCCGGCACCGTTCGGGCCCAGGAAGCCGGTGACTTTGCCCGGCTGGACAGTGAAAGAAACGTTGTCGACTGCCGTTTTGGCGCCGTAGCGTTTCGAGAGGCCGTGTGCCTCGATCATTGGAATCCTCATGTTGGAACGGACAGGTTCGTGGGGGCTGCCCCCAGCCTATGCGAGTGCAGCGGCCACCGGACCGTTCCAAGGGATGATTCAGGACTTTTCAGGGCTCACCCTTAGGGATGACTGCGGGTCCGCCCTGAGTCCGGTCAGGGCGGAGCCTAAACGTCCCGCTTCTTCAGGACGACGGCGGCGGCGGCCAGCAGGATCACGGCCCAGCCGGCGAGGATCAGGCCGCCCTCCGCCTGGTTGAACTGACCCGGCTGGATGTTCGTAGCCACAAGCTGGGCCGCAGCGCTGCTGGGCAGGAACCGGGCCGCGTCTTCGACCCAGTCCGCCAGCCCGGTCAGGAGGCCGGCAATAATCGGCAGTACGAACAGGGCGCCAACCAGGGTCACCACTCCCCCGGCGGTGTTGCGCAGGAGGGCGCCGATCCCCACACCCATGATGGCTATAAGGGCCAGGACCGTACCGGTGTTGATGATGGAAGGCAGCACCCAAGGGGCGTCCAGTCCAAAGTCCAGGTCTGAGCCGGCGAGTATCGGCTGGGCCAGCAGATAGGTCGTGAAGGCGGCCACGACGCCGAGCACAAAGGAAATGACGGCGATCACCAGGGTCTTGGCCAGCAGGGCGGGGGTGCGGGTGGGCACCGCCACCATGGTGCTGCGGATCATGCCGGTGGTGTATTCGGAGCCGATCACCACCACCGCCAGGGCGGCGATCAGGAGCTGGCCGAACGGCAGGCCTGCGGCCGGAACATCGTACGCGGCACTCTGAAGCGACTGCCCAATCCCCTGCGGCGGGCCGGACTCCGGATCGCTGGCGAGCTGGACAATGCCCCATGCGACCAGGGTTCCAAGTCCAACCATGACCGCGAAGCTCACCGCCAGCAGAATGACCGTTGACGGCACGGTATTCGTCTTGATCCACTCCGAGCGGAGCACCCGCCCAAACGTCACCGGTCCGCCGGACCAGGCGCGGGGCGTCCGGGATGCGGGAGCTGCGGCCGTGCTCATTTGCCCTGCCCTTCGGCTGCCGGGAGCGCCTGCTCGCTGACCGGCCCGGAACGGTACTCGACCTCGCCGCCGGTCAACTCCATATAGGCATCTTCAAGGGTTTCCTGCTGTGGGATCAGTCCGGTGATGAGGATTCCCCGGGTGAAGGCGGTTTCGGCGATGCTGCGGGCCGGCAGGCCCAGGATCTCCAGCTCGTCCGCCGCCGTCCTGCGTACCTCCACGCCCGGCGACCCTACGGCGGCTGCCAGGGCATCGGCGTCGTCCGCGCGCACCAGGACCCGCTCCTTTTGGCCGCTGGTGAGGACTTCGTCGATCGGAGCGTCGGCCAGGATCCTTCCGCGGCCGATCACGATGAGGTGGTCTGCGGTGACAGCCATCTCGCTCATCAGATGGGAGGAGATGAAAACCGTGCGGCCTTCCGCGGCGAGGCCCTTGACCAGGAAGCGGACCCACTTCACGCCTTCGGGATCCAGGCCGTTCACCGGTTCATCCAGGATCAGCGTCTGCGGGTCCCCCAGCAGGGCGGCGGCGATACCCAGGCGCTGGCCCATGCCCAGCGAGAACCCGCCGACCCGTTTCCTGGCTGCCGGCCCCAGCCCGGTGAGCTCAATGACCTCCTTGACCCGCGAAGCCGGGATGCCTTCGGTCGCGGCCATGGCCCGCAGGTGGTTGTAAGCGCTGCGCTTGGGATGAGCGGCCTTGGCCTCGAGCAGCGCGCCCACCTCGTGCAGCGGCATCCGGTGCCGGTCATAGGGCTTGCCGTTGACGATCACCTTCCCGGCGGTGGGATGGTCCAGTCCGACGATCAGCCTCATGGTGGTCGATTTCCCGGCTCCGTTGGGGCCAAGGAACCCGGTCACCTTTCCGGGCTGGACGGAGAAAGTGATGCTGTCGACGGCGGTCTTGCTGCCAAAGCGCTTGGTGAGTCCTGCTGCCTCGATCATGGGGGTGTCCTTCCGTTCGCGGGTCGGGTCCTAGCGGGAACTCACCGCCTCGAACTTGCGTACTGCTAGGGGTACAAAAACCACCAGCATGAGCGCGGAGCCGACCAGCACCGTGGTGATCGGGTTCTGCATGGGCCAGGTGTCCGGAACCGGCGTCGAACCCAGGTTGCCGAAGAGCTGGCGGACGGCCTGGACCAGGGCGGAGACCGGATTCCAGTCGGCGATGGTCCGCAGCGGTTCCGGCAGCGTGGAACTCTGCACAAAAGCATTGGAGATGAAGGTGATCGGGAACAGGATGATGAAGGAGGCATTGTTGATCGCCTCCGGGGAACGCACCGACATGCCCAGCAGCGCCATGACCCAGCTGAAGGCGTAGGAGAAGAGCAGCAGCAGGCCCACCCCGCCCAGGAATTCCCAGAAGGACGTATTGACCCGCCACCCCACCAGCAGCCCGGTGCACATCATGATGATCACCGAGATTCCGTTCAGCACCAGGTCCGAGTTTGTCCGTCCGATCAGCACCGCCGAAGGGCTCATGGGCAGGGTACGGAAGCGGTCAATGATCCCTTCCTTCAGGTCCTGGGCCATGGCTGATCCGGAGAACGTGGAGCCGAACACCACCGTCTGCGCGAAGATGCCTGCCATCAGGTACTGCGTGTAATTGGTGCCGGCCACCTGAATGGATCCGCCGTAGACCTGGCTGAACAGCAGCACGAACATGATCGGCTGCAGTACCGCGAACACGACCATGTCCGGCGTGCGGCGGATCTTGATCAGGTTCCGCTTGGTGACGGTCCACCCGTCGGATACCCAGCTGCCGGCCGTGGTTCCGGAACCGTCCTGGAACCGGGCAGTGGCTGTTGCGGCGCTCATCGTGCTGCCCTCGCTTTTTTGGCATCTTCCTTTTCTTCCTCGGTGGTGTGTCCGGTGAGCTTCAGGAACACGTCATCGAGGGTCGGGCGCCGGATACCGGCGTCGTGCAGTTCGATTCCTTCAGCGGCCAGGTCCCGCAGCACCT harbors:
- a CDS encoding ABC transporter ATP-binding protein, which translates into the protein MIEAHGLSKRYGAKTAVDNVSFTVQPGKVTGFLGPNGAGKSTTMRMIVGLDRPSAGTVTVNGAPYARHKAPLHEVGALLDAKAVHTRRSAYNHLRAMAATHGISNKRVNEVIELTGLGSVAKRRVGGFSLGMGQRLGIAVAMLGDPSTLILDEPVNGLDPEGVLWVRNLARGLAAEGRTVFLSSHLMSEMAVTADHLIVIGRGRIIADAPIQEIIDGGGRQRTRVRTDNAADLLPVLEGQGAEIKRIEDGLFEISGADSRSIAEIALDRRILLTELTPIQVSLEDAYMELTRDDVEYKSHGFSQEPAAAAEPVVEGTRA
- a CDS encoding ABC transporter permease subunit; amino-acid sequence: MSTAAAPASRTPRAWSGGPVTFGRVLRSEWIKTNTVPSTVILLAVSFAVMVGLGTLVAWGIVQLASDPESGPPQGIGQSLQSAAYDVPAAGLPFGQLLIAALAVVVIGSEYTTGMIRSTMVAVPTRTPALLAKTLVIAVISFVLGVVAAFTTYLLAQPILAGSDLDFGLDAPWVLPSIINTGTVLALIAIMGVGIGALLRNTAGGVVTLVGALFVLPIIAGLLTGLADWVEDAARFLPSSAAAQLVATNIQPGQFNQAEGGLILAGWAVILLAAAAVVLKKRDV
- a CDS encoding ABC transporter ATP-binding protein, whose amino-acid sequence is MIEAAGLTKRFGSKTAVDSITFSVQPGKVTGFLGPNGAGKSTTMRLIVGLDHPTAGKVIVNGKPYDRHRMPLHEVGALLEAKAAHPKRSAYNHLRAMAATEGIPASRVKEVIELTGLGPAARKRVGGFSLGMGQRLGIAAALLGDPQTLILDEPVNGLDPEGVKWVRFLVKGLAAEGRTVFISSHLMSEMAVTADHLIVIGRGRILADAPIDEVLTSGQKERVLVRADDADALAAAVGSPGVEVRRTAADELEILGLPARSIAETAFTRGILITGLIPQQETLEDAYMELTGGEVEYRSGPVSEQALPAAEGQGK
- a CDS encoding ABC transporter permease is translated as MSAATATARFQDGSGTTAGSWVSDGWTVTKRNLIKIRRTPDMVVFAVLQPIMFVLLFSQVYGGSIQVAGTNYTQYLMAGIFAQTVVFGSTFSGSAMAQDLKEGIIDRFRTLPMSPSAVLIGRTNSDLVLNGISVIIMMCTGLLVGWRVNTSFWEFLGGVGLLLLFSYAFSWVMALLGMSVRSPEAINNASFIILFPITFISNAFVQSSTLPEPLRTIADWNPVSALVQAVRQLFGNLGSTPVPDTWPMQNPITTVLVGSALMLVVFVPLAVRKFEAVSSR